In Maniola hyperantus chromosome 13, iAphHyp1.2, whole genome shotgun sequence, one genomic interval encodes:
- the LOC117987938 gene encoding dynein intermediate chain 3, ciliary-like, producing MNQDYYITHKMKNFKIRSYTKSTYAYTKLRKTFGRQPLFQMVPAHIIDTINPEQELQKEYILRNPVHREVQASLPQSEHDTNTKQIVMHTQGINHAEGGWPPDVHLYNEDHLNRHRRRVQHEDNYIHTILNMKPNVEHLIDQNNAIDMYQTYFADMQPQTPVEKYNVQIANIFRDPFCRPVSCITWTNEKRPKLVASYCYKRYPESETKSKKVCYVWDVNKQTSPIYEFSPTHGCWQVACSPIESNLLITGLGNGTVSVFDIRVSSNSVGSSSIYNSHLAPVTALLYTHSRTNTEFFTGSPDGQCLWWDKRNLSKPIDRLQMSVKLAENEEPSFINSQGVSALEFDRGLPTKFLCGTESGLIINTNRMGRSHSEILTSFWQAHSGPVRAVQRSPCTLRMFISCGDWRVRIWTEEVRTAPIIVTRPYRYQITDVCWAPLRFSSYMAVSEDGIFHYWDLLRKYNQPVANLQISRHGLNKVSPHTEGQSIAVGDNEGSLFLLHLSDNMIVPGPNDKQLMHQTYNRETKREHNVDTRLKEQRLKMRAEEEPPTVFNAEENSDTDDLEKITEEYLNTVKNEISEMGGAFASGDSSYSNFLT from the coding sequence ATGAATCAAGATTACTACATAACGCATAAAATGAAGAATTTCAAGATAAGAAGTTACACAAAGTCCACGTACGCATACACAAAGTTACGTAAAACTTTTGGGAGGCAGCCGTTATTTCAAATGGTGCCTGCGCACATCATAGATACCATAAACCCTGAACAAGAACTGCAGAAGGAATATATACTTCGAAATCCTGTACACCGTGAAGTACAAGCATCCCTACCACAATCCGAACATGATACAAACACAAAACAAATAGTTATGCATACACAAGGAATAAACCATGCTGAAGGTGGTTGGCCTCCAGATGTTCATCTTTATAATGAAGATCACCTCAATCGTCACCGTCGTCGAGTACAGCATGAAGAtaattacatacatactatTCTAAACATGAAACCTAATGTGGAACACTTAATAGATCAAAACAACGCAATTGATATGTATCAAACATATTTTGCTGACATGCAACCCCAAACACCAGTTGAGAAATATAATGTACAAATTGCTAACATATTTCGAGACCCATTTTGTCGACCTGTATCATGCATTACCTGGACAAATGAAAAAAGACCAAAATTAGTCGCGTCATACTGCTACAAGAGATATCCGGAATCGGAAACAAAATCAAAAAAGGTTTGCTACGTTTGGGACGTGAACAAGCAAACTTCTCCAATATATGAATTTTCTCCCACTCATGGATGTTGGCAAGTAGCATGTTCACCAATAGAatctaatttattaataactggACTTGGAAATGGCACCGTTAGCGTGTTTGACATTCGTGTAAGTTCTAACTCTGTGGGTAGCAGTTCTATCTACAACTCTCATTTGGCACCAGTTACAGCTCTACTTTACACTCATTCTCGAACTAACACTGAATTTTTTACCGGATCTCCAGATGGCCAATGTCTCTGGTGGGATAAAAGAAATCTTTCTAAACCTATTGATCGTTTACAAATGTCTGTCAAATTAGCAGAAAATGAAGAACCATCTTTTATAAATTCTCAAGGTGTAAGCGCTCTTGAATTTGATCGTGGTCTACCAACAAAATTTTTGTGTGGTACAGAGTCAGGCTTAATTATAAACACTAATCGCATGGGCAGAAGCCATTCTGAGATTTTGACCTCATTTTGGCAGGCACACTCAGGACCAGTGAGGGCGGTACAACGAAGCCCGTGTACTTTGAGAATGTTTATCTCTTGCGGAGACTGGAGGGTCCGCATTTGGACTGAAGAAGTTCGCACTGCTCCTATAATAGTAACACGTCCATATCGTTATCAAATTACTGATGTATGCTGGGCTCCTTTGCGATTTTCTAGTTACATGGCCGTATCAGAAGATGGTATATTTCATTATTGGGATCTTCTTCGCAAATACAATCAGCCAGTTGCTAATCTACAAATATCAAGACACGGACTTAATAAAGTATCACCTCATACAGAAGGTCAATCTATTGCTGTGGGTGACAATGAGGGATCGTTATTTTTACTACATTTATCGGATAATATGATTGTTCCCGGCCCAAATGATAAACAGTTGATGCATCAGACTTACAATCGTGAAACCAAACGGGAACATAATGTAGATACGCGTCTTAAAGAACAACGATTGAAAATGCGGGCAGAAGAAGAACCACCAACTGTGTTTAATGCAGAAGAAAATAGCGACACTGATGATCTTGAAAAAATTACTGAAGAATATTTGAACACTGTTAAAAACGAGATAAGTGAAATGGGAGGAGCATTCGCATCTGGCGATTCATCATACAGCAATTTTTTAACCTAA